In a single window of the Nicotiana tomentosiformis chromosome 10, ASM39032v3, whole genome shotgun sequence genome:
- the LOC104113572 gene encoding ABC transporter G family member 7 isoform X2, giving the protein MLPIGGKGGGVGQLLAAVAAALLLRFFSSPGPALLPENEALPDDDNEKKSENGEAPAPITGKVAPVTIKWTNITCSLSDKSSKTVRFLLKNVTGEAKPGRLLALMGPSGSGKTTLLNVLAGQINASPKLHLSGLLDINGVPFSNKIYKFAYVRQEDLFFSQLTVRETLSLAAELQLQDASSIEERDEYVNNLLLKLSLVSCADSRIGDAKVRGISGGEKKRLSLACELIASPSVVFADEPTSGLDAFQAERVMETLRQLAQDGHTVVCSIHQPRGSVYAKFDDIALLAEGSLVYAGPAHDEVLAYFSKFGYICPDHVNPAEFLADLISVDYSSPESVYTSQKRIDGLVESFSEQISEVLYATPLVRDSSKTRVNLTKKSISRKGGWWRQFWLLLKRAWMQASRDGPTNKVRARMSIASALIFGSVFWRMGRLQMSIQDRMGLLQVAAINTAMAALTKTVGVFPKERAIVDRERAKGSYALGPYLLSKLIAEIPVGAAFPLLFGSILYPMARLHPTISRFGKFCGIVTMESFAASAMGLTVGAMVPTTEAALALGPSLMTVFIVFGGSYVNSENTPIIFRWIPLVSLIRWAFQGLCINEFSGLQFEHKKSFDIQSGEQALERLSFGGSRISDTIIAQSRILMFWYYTTYLLLEKNKPKYQRLEPPARLKEVEEEAEEVEEEPKFQAIKDDDLPEPAQQVKSPPADEGANQKEMPVQ; this is encoded by the exons ATGTTGCCAATTGGCGGCAAAGGCGGCGGAGTTGGCCAGTTACTGGCGGCAGTTGCGGCGGCGTTACTGCTCCGCTTTTTCTCTTCCCCTGGTCCGGCGCTTTTGCCGGAAAATGAAGCTCTTCCCGACGATGACAATGAGAAAAAAAGTGAAAATGGCGAAGCTCCGGCTCCGATCACTGGAAAAGTAGCTCCGGTTACTATTAAATGGACTAATATTACTTGCTCTCTCTCTGATAAATCCTCTAAAACT GTCCGGTTTTTGCTAAAAAATGTGACCGGAGAAGCCAAACCTGGCAGATTGCTAGCGTTAATGGGTCCATCAGGATCAGGAAAGACAACTCTTCTCAATGTTTTGGCAGGTCAGATAAACGCATCACCCAAGTTACATTTGTCTGGCCTTTTGGACATTAATGGGGTGCCATTTTCAAACAAAATATACAA GTTTGCTTATGTTAGACAAGAGGACCTTTTCTTTTCCCAGTTGACTGTTCGAGAAACACTCTCTCTTGCTGCTGAACTGCAGCTACAGGACGCATCTTCAATAGAAGAGAGAGATGAATATGTGAACAATCTATTGTTAAAACTGAGTTTG GTCAGCTGTGCTGATTCACGCATTGGTGATGCAAAAGTTCGTGGAATTAGTGGAGGTGAAAAGAAGCGCCTATCGCTTGCATGCGAGCTTATTGCCAGTCCATCTGTAGTTTTTGCGGATGAACCTACTTCTG GACTTGATGCTTTTCAAGCAGAGCGAGTGATGGAAACGCTAAGACAACTAGCACAGGATGGCCATACTGTTGTATGCTCTATACACCAGCCTAGAGGTTCTGTGTATGCAAAATTCGACGACATTGCTCTTTTGGCTGAGGGTTCACTCGTCTATGCTGGTCCTGCACACGATGAAGTACTGGCATACTTCTCGAAATTCGG GTACATTTGTCCAGATCATGTGAATCCTGCTGAATTTTTGGCTGATCTAATATCTGTAGACTATAGTTCGCCCGAGAGTGTATACACTTCCCAAAAGAGAATAGATGGTCTAGTTGAATCATTCTCAGAACAGATATCGGAGGTTTTATATGCAACTCCACTTGTAAGGGATAGCTCGAAAACCCGTGTAAACTTAACAAAGAAATCTATTTCGCGTAAAGGTGGTTGGTGGAGGCAGTTCTGGTTACTTCTCAAACGTGCATGGATGCAA GCTTCTCGTGATGGACCAACAAACAAAGTTCGGGCAAGGATGTCAATTGCATCAGCGTTGATTTTTGGTTCTGTATTCTGGAGGATGGGCAGATTGCAGATGTCAATACAAGACAGAATGGGATTACTTCAG GTTGCTGCAATAAACACTGCTATGGCAGCTCTCACAAAAACAGTTGGTGTCTTTCCCAAGGAACGAGCAATTGTTGACAGAGAGCGTGCCAAAGGGTCTTATGCTCTGGGACCTTATCTGCTTTCCAAGTTGATTGCCGAGATTCCTGTTGGAGCAGCATTTCCACTACTCTTTGGTAGCATCCTATACCCTATGGCTCGACTTCATCCTACCATTTCTAG ATTTGGGAAGTTCTGCGGAATTGTAACTATGGAGTCTTTTGCTGCATCTGCTATGGGTTTGACTGTAGGAGCCATGGTTCCAACAACTGAAGCTGCATTAGCATTGGGCCCCTCTCTTATGACAGTTTTTATTGTCTTTGGGGGGTCCTACGTCAATTCAGAAAACACACCAATTATTTTTCGGTGGATTCCTCTAGTTTCTCTTATAAGATG GGCGTTTCAGGGGCTTTGCATCAATGAATTTAGTGGACTTCAATTTGAGCATAAAAAATCATTCGACATACAATCTGGTGAACAG GCACTCGAGCGGCTATCATTTGGGGGCAGTCGAATAAGTGATACAATTATTGCTCAAAGTAGAATACTAATGTTTTGGTATTACACAACTTACCTTCTCTTGGAGAAAAATAAGCCCAAGTATCAGCGGCTTGAACCACCAGCACGTCTCAAAGAAGTCGAGGAAGAGGCCGAGGAGGTCGAGGAAGAGCCAAAGTTTCAGGCCATAAAGGATGATGATTTGCCTGAACCAGCCCAGCAAGTTAAATCTCCTCCCGCGGATGAAG GTGCTAATCAAAAGGAGATGCCTGTGCAGTAA
- the LOC104113572 gene encoding ABC transporter G family member 7 isoform X1: MLPIGGKGGGVGQLLAAVAAALLLRFFSSPGPALLPENEALPDDDNEKKSENGEAPAPITGKVAPVTIKWTNITCSLSDKSSKTVRFLLKNVTGEAKPGRLLALMGPSGSGKTTLLNVLAGQINASPKLHLSGLLDINGVPFSNKIYKFAYVRQEDLFFSQLTVRETLSLAAELQLQDASSIEERDEYVNNLLLKLSLVSCADSRIGDAKVRGISGGEKKRLSLACELIASPSVVFADEPTSGLDAFQAERVMETLRQLAQDGHTVVCSIHQPRGSVYAKFDDIALLAEGSLVYAGPAHDEVLAYFSKFGYICPDHVNPAEFLADLISVDYSSPESVYTSQKRIDGLVESFSEQISEVLYATPLVRDSSKTRVNLTKKSISRKGGWWRQFWLLLKRAWMQASRDGPTNKVRARMSIASALIFGSVFWRMGRLQMSIQDRMGLLQVAAINTAMAALTKTVGVFPKERAIVDRERAKGSYALGPYLLSKLIAEIPVGAAFPLLFGSILYPMARLHPTISRFGKFCGIVTMESFAASAMGLTVGAMVPTTEAALALGPSLMTVFIVFGGSYVNSENTPIIFRWIPLVSLIRWAFQGLCINEFSGLQFEHKKSFDIQSGEQALERLSFGGSRISDTIIAQSRILMFWYYTTYLLLEKNKPKYQRLEPPARLKEVEEEAEEVEEEPKFQAIKDDDLPEPAQQVKSPPADEGKPNQQQESLPAELDLFNLDGF; the protein is encoded by the exons ATGTTGCCAATTGGCGGCAAAGGCGGCGGAGTTGGCCAGTTACTGGCGGCAGTTGCGGCGGCGTTACTGCTCCGCTTTTTCTCTTCCCCTGGTCCGGCGCTTTTGCCGGAAAATGAAGCTCTTCCCGACGATGACAATGAGAAAAAAAGTGAAAATGGCGAAGCTCCGGCTCCGATCACTGGAAAAGTAGCTCCGGTTACTATTAAATGGACTAATATTACTTGCTCTCTCTCTGATAAATCCTCTAAAACT GTCCGGTTTTTGCTAAAAAATGTGACCGGAGAAGCCAAACCTGGCAGATTGCTAGCGTTAATGGGTCCATCAGGATCAGGAAAGACAACTCTTCTCAATGTTTTGGCAGGTCAGATAAACGCATCACCCAAGTTACATTTGTCTGGCCTTTTGGACATTAATGGGGTGCCATTTTCAAACAAAATATACAA GTTTGCTTATGTTAGACAAGAGGACCTTTTCTTTTCCCAGTTGACTGTTCGAGAAACACTCTCTCTTGCTGCTGAACTGCAGCTACAGGACGCATCTTCAATAGAAGAGAGAGATGAATATGTGAACAATCTATTGTTAAAACTGAGTTTG GTCAGCTGTGCTGATTCACGCATTGGTGATGCAAAAGTTCGTGGAATTAGTGGAGGTGAAAAGAAGCGCCTATCGCTTGCATGCGAGCTTATTGCCAGTCCATCTGTAGTTTTTGCGGATGAACCTACTTCTG GACTTGATGCTTTTCAAGCAGAGCGAGTGATGGAAACGCTAAGACAACTAGCACAGGATGGCCATACTGTTGTATGCTCTATACACCAGCCTAGAGGTTCTGTGTATGCAAAATTCGACGACATTGCTCTTTTGGCTGAGGGTTCACTCGTCTATGCTGGTCCTGCACACGATGAAGTACTGGCATACTTCTCGAAATTCGG GTACATTTGTCCAGATCATGTGAATCCTGCTGAATTTTTGGCTGATCTAATATCTGTAGACTATAGTTCGCCCGAGAGTGTATACACTTCCCAAAAGAGAATAGATGGTCTAGTTGAATCATTCTCAGAACAGATATCGGAGGTTTTATATGCAACTCCACTTGTAAGGGATAGCTCGAAAACCCGTGTAAACTTAACAAAGAAATCTATTTCGCGTAAAGGTGGTTGGTGGAGGCAGTTCTGGTTACTTCTCAAACGTGCATGGATGCAA GCTTCTCGTGATGGACCAACAAACAAAGTTCGGGCAAGGATGTCAATTGCATCAGCGTTGATTTTTGGTTCTGTATTCTGGAGGATGGGCAGATTGCAGATGTCAATACAAGACAGAATGGGATTACTTCAG GTTGCTGCAATAAACACTGCTATGGCAGCTCTCACAAAAACAGTTGGTGTCTTTCCCAAGGAACGAGCAATTGTTGACAGAGAGCGTGCCAAAGGGTCTTATGCTCTGGGACCTTATCTGCTTTCCAAGTTGATTGCCGAGATTCCTGTTGGAGCAGCATTTCCACTACTCTTTGGTAGCATCCTATACCCTATGGCTCGACTTCATCCTACCATTTCTAG ATTTGGGAAGTTCTGCGGAATTGTAACTATGGAGTCTTTTGCTGCATCTGCTATGGGTTTGACTGTAGGAGCCATGGTTCCAACAACTGAAGCTGCATTAGCATTGGGCCCCTCTCTTATGACAGTTTTTATTGTCTTTGGGGGGTCCTACGTCAATTCAGAAAACACACCAATTATTTTTCGGTGGATTCCTCTAGTTTCTCTTATAAGATG GGCGTTTCAGGGGCTTTGCATCAATGAATTTAGTGGACTTCAATTTGAGCATAAAAAATCATTCGACATACAATCTGGTGAACAG GCACTCGAGCGGCTATCATTTGGGGGCAGTCGAATAAGTGATACAATTATTGCTCAAAGTAGAATACTAATGTTTTGGTATTACACAACTTACCTTCTCTTGGAGAAAAATAAGCCCAAGTATCAGCGGCTTGAACCACCAGCACGTCTCAAAGAAGTCGAGGAAGAGGCCGAGGAGGTCGAGGAAGAGCCAAAGTTTCAGGCCATAAAGGATGATGATTTGCCTGAACCAGCCCAGCAAGTTAAATCTCCTCCCGCGGATGAAGGTAAACCCAACCAACAGCAGGAATCTTTACCTGCTGAACTTGATCTGTTTAACCTTGACGGCTTCTAA